Proteins encoded by one window of Lactobacillus sp. ESL0684:
- a CDS encoding extracellular solute-binding protein — protein sequence MKFGKKLLVLTVMAAALIGTAACSKQETTSDSQAIPKVTKKTTVVFWHGMQGQQEQTLRDLTKQFEQQNPKIKVKLEQQGAYTDLQAKLNSTMQSPKDLPTITQAYPDWLESAARNKMLVNLSPYMKNEEVGWGKQPSNIKQDLLNGAKINGVQYGIPFNKSIELLIYNPKMLKQYGIKQVPSSMAQLKQAAQTIYRKSHHQVVGAGFDNLDNYYVLGMKNAGQNFSKQINFAGTDSKQVINYFADGEEAGYFRMPGSDKYLYIPFTNQKLAMMVTSSSTETWIKQAAKKGFKYEVAPRPSKYTMQQGTDIYMFDHASAMQKSAAFKYMKFLSSKKSQTKWAQATGYMPVNTEVAKSATYKTDSQFKLPAKLETITKANEMYSVPVIKNAGATYSQLKPIMQSILSAAQKKQNMKTAIKTGKTKFDAAWQQ from the coding sequence ATGAAATTCGGTAAAAAGCTACTTGTCTTAACGGTAATGGCTGCGGCTTTAATTGGGACGGCGGCTTGTTCTAAGCAGGAAACTACTTCTGATTCACAAGCAATTCCCAAAGTTACTAAAAAAACTACGGTAGTTTTCTGGCATGGAATGCAGGGACAGCAGGAGCAAACTCTTAGGGATTTAACTAAGCAATTCGAACAGCAAAATCCTAAAATCAAGGTTAAACTAGAGCAGCAAGGTGCGTACACTGATTTGCAAGCCAAGCTTAATTCGACAATGCAATCGCCTAAGGATTTGCCAACGATTACGCAGGCTTATCCAGATTGGCTAGAAAGTGCAGCCAGAAATAAAATGTTGGTTAATCTTAGTCCTTACATGAAGAACGAAGAAGTTGGTTGGGGTAAGCAACCAAGTAACATTAAGCAAGACTTACTGAATGGTGCCAAAATTAATGGTGTCCAGTATGGGATTCCTTTTAATAAGTCGATTGAGCTGCTGATTTATAATCCTAAGATGCTCAAGCAATATGGCATTAAGCAAGTGCCTAGTTCGATGGCGCAATTAAAACAGGCGGCACAGACGATTTATCGTAAGAGTCATCATCAGGTAGTTGGAGCAGGTTTTGATAATTTAGATAATTACTATGTCTTAGGAATGAAAAATGCTGGTCAGAACTTTTCTAAGCAGATTAATTTTGCGGGTACAGACTCTAAGCAAGTGATTAATTACTTTGCCGATGGTGAAGAAGCTGGTTACTTTAGAATGCCGGGTTCAGATAAATATCTGTATATTCCATTTACTAATCAAAAACTAGCTATGATGGTAACGTCGTCTTCAACTGAAACTTGGATTAAGCAGGCAGCCAAAAAGGGCTTTAAATATGAAGTTGCACCGCGGCCAAGTAAATATACCATGCAGCAGGGAACAGATATTTATATGTTTGATCATGCTAGTGCTATGCAAAAGTCGGCAGCTTTTAAATATATGAAGTTCTTGTCTTCTAAAAAGAGTCAAACTAAATGGGCTCAAGCCACAGGTTATATGCCAGTTAATACAGAGGTTGCTAAATCCGCTACCTATAAGACTGACAGTCAGTTCAAACTGCCAGCTAAGTTAGAAACTATTACTAAAGCTAATGAGATGTATAGTGTGCCAGTAATTAAAAATGCTGGAGCAACTTATAGCCAGCTAAAGCCAATTATGCAATCAATCTTATCAGCTGCTCAGAAAAAGCAGAACATGAAGACTGCTATTAAAACTGGCAAAACTAAATTTGATGCCGCTTGGCAACAATAG
- a CDS encoding carbohydrate ABC transporter permease — protein MKKIRWGVLFSYLILIIFAVITVFPFIYMILGGLMNFQETTSIPPTLIPHHFNWSNYAKVFARAPFGHYFFNTILTATVTTLVSLFNALLGGFAMVNLHFKGKGFIQMVLLSLLMVPGEAIIFTNYNTIAHLGLLNTYIGLVLPFLTSIFYMYYLQSYFGSISDTIYQAAKIDGASDWDYIWKILVPMSKGGLFTVGLLSFISGWNSFLWPLLVTNEDNMRLLNNGLSAFASDAGSETQLQLAAATLTILPILILYLIFRKQIIRGVVRNDIKG, from the coding sequence ATGAAGAAAATTCGGTGGGGCGTTTTATTTAGTTATCTCATTTTAATTATCTTTGCTGTTATTACTGTTTTTCCGTTTATTTATATGATTTTAGGTGGTTTGATGAATTTCCAAGAAACCACCTCAATTCCACCAACACTGATTCCGCATCATTTTAACTGGTCCAATTATGCTAAAGTTTTTGCTAGAGCACCGTTTGGTCACTACTTCTTCAATACGATTTTAACTGCTACCGTAACTACTTTGGTCAGTTTGTTTAATGCGTTGCTTGGCGGCTTTGCGATGGTTAACTTGCACTTTAAAGGTAAGGGCTTCATCCAGATGGTATTGCTGTCATTATTAATGGTGCCAGGGGAAGCAATTATTTTTACCAATTATAATACGATTGCTCATCTGGGACTGCTTAACACCTATATTGGACTGGTATTACCATTTTTGACCTCAATCTTTTATATGTATTATTTACAAAGCTATTTCGGATCAATTTCAGATACGATTTATCAAGCAGCCAAAATCGATGGAGCAAGTGATTGGGACTATATTTGGAAAATTTTAGTGCCGATGTCTAAGGGTGGTTTATTTACTGTAGGCCTACTCAGTTTTATTTCCGGATGGAATTCATTTCTATGGCCACTGCTAGTCACTAACGAGGATAATATGCGCTTGCTCAATAATGGCTTATCGGCCTTTGCTTCTGATGCAGGTAGTGAAACTCAATTGCAATTGGCTGCAGCGACGTTAACAATTTTGCCAATTTTAATTCTGTATTTAATTTTTAGAAAACAGATTATTCGAGGAGTAGTGCGCAATGACATTAAAGGATAA
- a CDS encoding MBL fold metallo-hydrolase, with amino-acid sequence MTLKDKTTITFYNGLTTIGGPMIEVAYGHDHVLFDLGEVYRPELALPDENYRTLIQNQLIGDVANFYDPKITGVVLDTERWQHAGAYLSHLHLDHSKALNLIAPEIPVYAGPLTAKMLPILNAAGDFLLPAAGRQSSYTRPITAVEPGETVRVGQISLEVWSSDHDAYGATGLIVTTPDREVAYTGDIRLHGYHPDWVKQFLTRAQHSDVLITEATGYSWPEEAASKDDQEFQGPKSETELTAEVVELQKANPNRQITFNTYPTNVERLLQIMANSPRTVVLHAKRAQLLKQLGKDAYYYYLPREEKISELNPKLAIPYSQLLQDKHEYLWQVVDDFASLQPGGLYLHSNAEPLGDFDPSYAPFVQQFKELEIEFRALRCSGHADQKELAEIIELVQPPTLIPVHTLHPELVENPFGKRILPKRKQTITL; translated from the coding sequence ATGACATTAAAGGATAAGACTACCATCACTTTTTATAATGGCTTGACGACTATTGGCGGACCTATGATTGAAGTAGCTTATGGCCACGATCATGTGTTATTTGATTTAGGAGAAGTTTATCGTCCAGAATTAGCTTTACCTGATGAAAATTATCGGACGTTAATTCAAAATCAGCTGATTGGTGATGTAGCCAACTTTTATGATCCAAAAATTACTGGAGTCGTTTTAGATACTGAGCGCTGGCAGCATGCTGGCGCCTATCTGTCTCATCTGCATTTAGATCATAGTAAGGCTCTTAACCTGATTGCACCGGAAATTCCAGTCTATGCAGGCCCGTTAACGGCTAAAATGTTACCAATTTTAAATGCAGCAGGTGATTTTCTTTTGCCAGCAGCAGGACGTCAGTCTAGTTATACTCGCCCAATTACTGCCGTTGAGCCTGGCGAAACAGTGCGAGTTGGTCAGATTAGCTTAGAAGTTTGGTCGAGTGATCATGATGCCTATGGTGCAACAGGATTGATTGTGACCACACCGGATCGGGAAGTTGCATATACTGGCGATATTCGGTTGCATGGCTATCATCCTGATTGGGTCAAGCAATTTTTAACAAGGGCACAGCATTCTGACGTGTTAATTACTGAAGCAACTGGGTATTCTTGGCCGGAAGAAGCCGCTTCTAAAGACGATCAGGAATTTCAAGGACCAAAAAGTGAAACAGAATTGACGGCGGAAGTAGTAGAGTTGCAAAAAGCTAACCCTAACCGGCAGATTACTTTTAATACTTATCCAACTAACGTGGAGCGATTGCTGCAGATTATGGCAAATTCGCCGCGTACGGTAGTTTTACATGCTAAGCGTGCGCAGCTACTTAAGCAATTGGGTAAAGATGCTTACTATTATTACTTACCTAGAGAAGAAAAGATTTCTGAGTTAAACCCCAAGTTAGCAATTCCATACAGTCAGCTTTTACAAGATAAACATGAATATCTTTGGCAAGTGGTTGATGATTTTGCTAGTTTGCAACCGGGCGGATTATACCTGCATTCCAACGCTGAGCCGTTAGGGGATTTTGATCCCAGTTATGCACCGTTTGTCCAGCAATTTAAAGAATTGGAAATTGAGTTTAGAGCCTTACGTTGCTCAGGTCATGCTGACCAAAAAGAACTGGCAGAGATTATTGAACTGGTTCAGCCGCCAACGTTAATTCCGGTGCACACATTGCATCCGGAGTTGGTAGAGAACCCATTTGGAAAAAGGATTTTACCTAAACGTAAGCAAACAATTACGCTTTAG
- a CDS encoding extracellular solute-binding protein: MKFRRKIAAVFAIGLSLLGTAACSNGNSSSSSSSADKIPTKITKQTNIVFWHGMTGVQQQTLKQLTQEFEKKNPKIKVKLENQGAYSDLQAKINSTLQSPKDLPTITQAYPDWLYTASKNKLLVDLKPYINNQKLGWGSSQKSDIKPALLNGAKIGGVQYGIPFNKSIETLTYNADLFKKYGIKKAPTTMAELQTAAQTIYEKSHHQVVGAGFDSLSNYYVLGMKNEGVDFSKKIDFAGDTSKKVINYYADGVKKGYFRVAGSEHYLSGPFANQKVAMYIGTSAGEGFVKQGVGKKFTYDVAPRPGKYTMQQGTDIYMFNHASATQKSAAFSYIKFLVSKSSQLKWANATGYIPVNQQVINSKEYKDNQQIKLPAKLGSAMKHLYSVPVVKDAGAAYGQLNPIMQNIMSAAQKKQNVDNSIKTGKAKFDAAWKQ, translated from the coding sequence ATGAAGTTTCGTAGAAAAATTGCAGCTGTATTTGCAATTGGCTTATCCTTGCTAGGAACAGCAGCGTGTTCTAATGGCAATAGTTCTTCGTCATCATCAAGTGCGGATAAAATTCCGACCAAGATTACCAAACAGACTAATATCGTTTTTTGGCATGGCATGACTGGGGTCCAGCAGCAGACATTAAAGCAATTGACGCAGGAATTCGAAAAGAAAAATCCTAAAATCAAAGTCAAATTAGAAAATCAGGGAGCGTATAGCGATCTGCAAGCCAAAATTAATTCGACGTTGCAATCACCTAAAGATTTGCCAACGATTACCCAAGCGTATCCTGACTGGTTATATACGGCATCGAAAAATAAATTACTGGTCGACTTGAAGCCATACATCAACAATCAAAAACTTGGTTGGGGAAGCAGTCAGAAATCTGATATTAAGCCAGCATTGCTAAATGGCGCTAAAATTGGCGGTGTCCAATACGGGATTCCGTTTAACAAGTCAATTGAAACTTTAACTTATAATGCCGATCTTTTTAAGAAGTATGGCATTAAGAAGGCGCCAACAACTATGGCAGAGTTGCAAACAGCCGCCCAGACTATTTATGAGAAGAGTCATCATCAGGTAGTTGGTGCTGGCTTTGACTCACTATCTAACTATTATGTTTTAGGGATGAAGAATGAGGGCGTTGATTTTTCTAAGAAGATTGATTTTGCCGGTGATACTTCTAAGAAAGTTATCAATTACTACGCTGATGGGGTTAAGAAAGGTTACTTCCGAGTAGCAGGCTCAGAGCATTATCTTTCTGGACCATTTGCCAACCAAAAAGTCGCAATGTATATCGGTACTTCTGCTGGAGAGGGTTTTGTTAAGCAAGGTGTTGGTAAAAAATTTACTTATGATGTAGCCCCGCGTCCAGGTAAATACACTATGCAACAAGGAACTGATATCTACATGTTCAATCATGCTAGTGCTACCCAAAAGTCTGCAGCATTTAGTTATATTAAGTTCTTAGTTTCAAAATCAAGCCAACTCAAGTGGGCTAATGCGACTGGCTATATTCCAGTTAACCAACAAGTGATTAATTCTAAGGAATACAAGGACAACCAGCAGATTAAATTGCCAGCCAAGCTTGGCAGTGCAATGAAGCATCTGTATAGTGTGCCAGTGGTTAAAGATGCTGGAGCTGCTTATGGTCAGCTGAACCCAATTATGCAAAACATTATGTCTGCTGCTCAAAAGAAGCAGAATGTTGATAACAGCATTAAGACTGGTAAAGCGAAATTTGATGCTGCCTGGAAACAATAA